Proteins from a single region of Stappia sp. ES.058:
- a CDS encoding ABC transporter permease, which translates to MTWLNSLSYGSGGWGDELLHGLGVTLALAIATFPFAVVLSFLIHWAKVSRFKALRLFGRAYTTVFKSLPEILTLLILYYQSQAIVSWVVEAIAPGSHLSISPFVAGMMSLAFVISAYGSEVVRGALNAVGKGQFEAASSLGLSPVHAFFKVILPQLWRHAIPGFGNLWVILLKDTSLVSVITLFELTHVASMAINTTRQPFLFFGLIAIIYVLLVTFSTRAQKQLEKRVSRGFTREENGDV; encoded by the coding sequence ATGACCTGGTTGAACTCACTTTCCTATGGAAGCGGCGGCTGGGGCGATGAACTGCTGCATGGTCTGGGAGTAACACTCGCCCTTGCCATCGCAACCTTCCCCTTTGCCGTGGTCCTGTCGTTCCTCATCCACTGGGCCAAGGTGTCGCGTTTCAAGGCCCTCAGACTGTTCGGTCGCGCCTATACGACCGTGTTCAAGAGCCTGCCGGAAATCCTGACGCTTCTGATCCTCTACTATCAGTCGCAAGCCATCGTTTCCTGGGTGGTCGAGGCCATTGCGCCAGGATCCCACCTTTCCATCAGCCCCTTCGTGGCCGGCATGATGTCTCTGGCCTTCGTGATCAGCGCCTATGGCAGCGAAGTGGTGCGCGGCGCGCTCAATGCGGTCGGAAAGGGGCAGTTCGAGGCGGCAAGCTCGCTCGGTCTTTCACCGGTCCATGCCTTTTTCAAGGTGATCCTGCCGCAGCTCTGGCGCCATGCCATCCCCGGGTTCGGCAACCTCTGGGTCATCCTGCTCAAGGACACGTCGCTGGTTTCCGTCATCACCTTGTTCGAACTGACCCATGTGGCCTCGATGGCGATCAACACCACCCGCCAGCCCTTCCTGTTCTTCGGTCTTATCGCGATCATCTATGTCCTGCTGGTGACCTTCTCGACCAGGGCCCAGAAACAGCTCGAGAAGCGCGTCTCCAGAGGCTTCACGCGCGAGGAGAACGGCGATGTTTGA
- a CDS encoding ABC transporter permease translates to MFDLYFGELPRWTDGLILTTVMSTLSVVIGFFVALPIALARSRSKGITGWLALGYVNIFRGVPLLVLMFLIYYGSGQFSRELRAAGLWWFFRDAYYCGLLALVLNTAAYQAEIIRGSLDTIATSVRETNEALNLTRWTSFRRVLLPIAFAKALPPLGNEYILMVKATSLLAIITVFDLMGQARMIFSETFNLGVYYIAAAHYLVLVLLIEWLLRRVEARIKWMA, encoded by the coding sequence ATGTTTGATCTCTATTTCGGAGAGCTGCCGCGCTGGACCGACGGTCTGATCCTGACCACCGTGATGAGCACGCTGTCGGTCGTGATCGGGTTCTTCGTGGCCCTGCCCATTGCGCTCGCCCGCTCCAGGTCGAAGGGCATCACCGGCTGGCTGGCACTGGGATATGTGAACATTTTCCGCGGCGTCCCGCTGCTGGTGCTGATGTTCCTGATCTACTACGGATCCGGCCAGTTCAGCCGTGAACTGCGCGCGGCCGGACTGTGGTGGTTCTTCCGCGACGCCTATTACTGCGGCCTGCTTGCACTGGTGCTGAACACCGCCGCCTATCAGGCGGAGATCATCCGGGGCAGCCTCGACACCATCGCGACCTCGGTTCGCGAGACCAATGAAGCATTGAACCTGACGCGCTGGACCAGCTTTCGCCGGGTGCTTCTGCCGATCGCCTTCGCCAAGGCGCTGCCGCCGCTCGGCAACGAATACATTCTGATGGTCAAGGCGACGTCGCTGCTGGCGATCATCACCGTCTTCGACCTCATGGGACAGGCGCGGATGATCTTTTCCGAGACCTTCAATCTGGGCGTCTACTACATCGCCGCCGCGCACTATCTGGTCCTGGTTCTGCTCATCGAGTGGCTGCTGCGCCGGGTCGAAGCCAGAATCAAGTGGATGGCCTGA
- a CDS encoding LysR family transcriptional regulator yields MKKNNDLEHRRSDRKRIPSLKAIRAFEAVAHHLSFTKAADELSVSQGAVSHQIKLLEEKLGVRVFVRGKTAVSLTPQGILLKETCKRALDEISETLSLIRRIRDTKTLNVSAGPFFALKVIAPRISDFMNENPGLQLHLNNVRSNASSPGPNDVFIEYCEEAPAGTHSFELLREKLVPVCSEDLIRSVENPMDLLRRPDITRLNYRDLKDWESWLGQEDIETGGDHPNLVFDDQHTIIEVVRSGQGIALADRSLIDQDVEAGRISVISESYIRPPLSYKFVCAKDIVATSYVDVFRKWLMDEIFEIQMPSGNT; encoded by the coding sequence ATGAAAAAAAATAATGATCTTGAGCATCGCAGGTCCGATCGGAAGCGCATCCCGAGCCTGAAGGCGATACGTGCTTTTGAAGCGGTTGCTCATCATCTGAGCTTCACGAAGGCCGCCGACGAATTGTCCGTAAGCCAGGGCGCGGTCAGCCATCAGATCAAGCTGCTTGAAGAAAAGCTCGGCGTTCGCGTGTTCGTGCGCGGCAAGACGGCAGTGTCGCTGACCCCTCAGGGGATCCTGCTGAAGGAAACCTGCAAACGCGCTCTCGACGAGATCAGCGAGACACTGTCGCTCATCCGAAGGATCCGCGACACAAAGACCCTCAACGTCAGTGCGGGGCCATTCTTCGCCCTGAAGGTGATTGCTCCGCGCATTTCGGATTTCATGAACGAAAACCCGGGACTGCAGCTGCATCTGAACAATGTCCGGTCGAACGCATCTTCGCCCGGACCCAATGACGTTTTCATAGAATACTGCGAGGAAGCGCCCGCCGGCACGCATTCGTTCGAACTGCTCAGGGAAAAGCTCGTTCCCGTCTGTAGCGAGGATCTCATCAGGAGCGTCGAGAACCCGATGGATTTGCTGCGGCGCCCCGATATCACCCGTTTGAACTATCGCGACCTGAAGGACTGGGAAAGCTGGCTCGGCCAGGAAGATATCGAGACCGGCGGCGATCACCCCAATCTCGTTTTCGACGATCAGCACACGATCATCGAGGTTGTCCGCTCAGGTCAGGGGATCGCGCTCGCGGATCGCTCCCTGATCGACCAGGACGTGGAGGCGGGGCGGATCTCCGTGATTTCCGAAAGCTATATCCGGCCGCCGCTGTCCTACAAGTTCGTGTGCGCCAAAGATATTGTCGCCACGTCCTATGTGGACGTGTTCCGAAAATGGCTGATGGACGAAATTTTCGAGATTCAGATGCCAAGCGGAAACACCTGA
- a CDS encoding transporter substrate-binding domain-containing protein → MKSLFKISALTIAMIMSGLASASAETLRVGTEGAYAPFNYVSQDGAIEGFDVDIGNAICAVMKVECEWSVHDWGGIIPALNANKFDFMVASMAITPTRQAAVNFTDPYYFNAMRFVKLKEVDLDDAKPETLKGLTIGAQQGAVSAKVLDDWFPDSDIKLFPKLGEALMDLDSGRIDLVLASQFAIGDWMKDGVDCCEFVGESFLMDGTVGAGIAFRKADTDLQARVNDALRTIIDNGTYEEIRKSYFEFDVMSKPGYVSELFNK, encoded by the coding sequence ATGAAATCGCTCTTCAAAATCTCGGCACTCACGATCGCGATGATAATGTCGGGTCTGGCATCGGCGTCGGCCGAAACCCTGAGGGTTGGAACCGAAGGCGCCTATGCTCCGTTCAACTATGTTTCCCAAGATGGTGCGATCGAAGGATTCGACGTGGACATCGGCAACGCCATTTGCGCGGTGATGAAGGTCGAGTGCGAGTGGAGCGTGCATGACTGGGGCGGCATCATTCCGGCCCTGAACGCCAACAAGTTCGACTTCATGGTGGCGTCGATGGCCATCACGCCGACACGCCAGGCGGCGGTGAATTTCACTGATCCCTATTACTTCAACGCCATGCGGTTCGTGAAGCTGAAGGAAGTCGATCTCGACGATGCGAAGCCCGAAACGCTCAAGGGGCTGACCATCGGGGCACAGCAGGGCGCGGTGTCCGCCAAGGTCCTGGACGACTGGTTCCCGGACAGCGACATCAAGCTCTTCCCCAAGCTCGGCGAAGCCCTGATGGACCTGGATAGCGGCCGCATCGATCTGGTGCTCGCGAGCCAGTTCGCCATCGGCGACTGGATGAAAGACGGCGTGGATTGCTGTGAATTCGTCGGCGAGAGCTTCCTGATGGATGGCACGGTCGGTGCCGGCATCGCCTTCCGCAAGGCGGATACCGACCTCCAGGCCCGCGTGAACGACGCGCTGCGCACGATCATCGACAACGGCACCTATGAAGAGATCCGGAAAAGCTATTTCGAGTTCGATGTCATGAGCAAGCCGGGCTATGTGAGCGAACTGTTCAACAAGTAA
- a CDS encoding amino acid ABC transporter ATP-binding protein has translation MVADTAIKFENMNKYFAAFHVLKDINLTIAKGERIVVCGPSGSGKSTLIRCVNALEKYQSGHLYVDGIELDETPGTIRKVRNHVGMCFQHFNLFPHLTALENCTLSPIFTHRIPKAEAEKQAMDYLAKVRMEGFADKYPSQLSGGQQQRVAIARSLCMKPDIMLFDEPTSALDPESISEVLDVMVDLAGGGMTMMCVTHEMGFARKVADRVVFMDAGEIVEVNDPEGFFANPQEERSAKFLKQIINH, from the coding sequence ATGGTTGCCGATACCGCCATCAAATTCGAGAACATGAACAAGTATTTCGCTGCGTTCCATGTTCTGAAGGACATAAACCTGACCATTGCCAAGGGCGAGCGCATCGTGGTCTGCGGTCCGTCGGGATCGGGCAAGTCAACCCTCATCCGCTGTGTCAATGCACTGGAGAAATACCAGTCCGGCCATCTCTATGTGGACGGGATCGAGCTCGATGAAACGCCCGGCACGATCCGGAAGGTCCGAAATCACGTCGGCATGTGCTTTCAGCATTTCAATCTGTTTCCGCATCTCACAGCGCTCGAAAACTGCACGCTGTCGCCGATCTTCACGCATCGGATCCCGAAGGCCGAAGCGGAAAAACAGGCCATGGACTACCTGGCCAAGGTGCGCATGGAGGGATTCGCGGATAAATACCCGTCCCAATTGTCGGGCGGACAGCAGCAACGCGTGGCGATCGCCCGCTCGCTGTGCATGAAGCCCGACATCATGCTGTTCGACGAACCGACCTCCGCCCTTGATCCCGAGAGTATCTCGGAGGTTCTGGACGTGATGGTCGATCTGGCCGGCGGCGGGATGACCATGATGTGCGTCACCCACGAGATGGGTTTCGCGCGCAAGGTCGCCGACCGGGTCGTGTTCATGGATGCGGGCGAGATCGTCGAGGTCAACGACCCCGAGGGCTTCTTCGCCAATCCGCAGGAAGAGCGCTCTGCCAAGTTCCTGAAACAGATCATCAATCACTGA